One part of the Ursus arctos isolate Adak ecotype North America unplaced genomic scaffold, UrsArc2.0 scaffold_14, whole genome shotgun sequence genome encodes these proteins:
- the RPL29 gene encoding 60S ribosomal protein L29, with amino-acid sequence MAKSKNHTTHNQSRKWHRNGIKKPRSQRYESLKGVDPKFLRNMRFAKKHNKKGLKKMQANNAKAMSARAEAIKALVKPKEVKPKIPKGGSRKLNRLAYIAHPKLGKRARARIAKGLRLCRPKSKAKAQTKAQAAAATPALAPAAAQAPKGAQAPTKAPA; translated from the exons ATGGCCAAGTCCAAGAACCACACCACGCACAACCAGT CACGAAAATGGCACAGAAATGGCATCAAGAAACCCCGGTCACAAAGATACGAATCTCTTAAGGGG GTAGACCCCAAGTTCCTGAGGAACATGCGCTTTGCCAAGAAGCACAACAAGAAGGGCCTGAAAAAGATGCAGGCCAATAATGCCAAGGCCATGAGTGCGCGTGCCGAGGCTATCAAGGCCCTCGTCAAGCCCAAGGAAGTCAAGCCCAAGATCCCAAAGGGCGGCAGTCGCAAGCTCAATCGACTTGCCTACATCGCTCACCCCAAGCTTGGGAAACGTGCTCGTGCCCGCATTGCCAAGGGTCTCAGGCTCTGCCGGCCGAAGTCCAAGGCCAAGGCTCAAACCAAGGCCCAGGCTGCAGCTGCGACTCCGGCTCTGGCTCCTGCTGCCGCTCAGGCTCCCAAAGGTGCCCAGGCCCCCACAAAGGCTCCAGCGTAG